A stretch of the Desulfobacter sp. genome encodes the following:
- a CDS encoding MFS transporter: MKSNTPEGPPMMLACFIWGLGALFYLAGFFQRVAPGVMTQELMQDFNISASGLGHLSALYFYAYVAMQIPTGILADTLGPRKLLTAGCIISGVGTLLFSISPGFFGAGVGRLLIGGSVAVAFVGLLKLSSAWFPKKFYALVTGNALSIGLIGAITAGPPLRWLMDIFNWRSVIFVTGLMTLVLGCLIWFVVRDTPQEKGYPGIEPGIPPLQSLSFNQIWKNLFRVFKYQNTVLLFVIPGGIVGCILTFSGLWGVPYLVCHHHLSPGTAANLISCLLVGWVFVRDSFRLDQYGGDDGAHAVTACCGQYIGSLLDRGAG; this comes from the coding sequence ATGAAGTCCAATACTCCCGAAGGGCCTCCCATGATGCTGGCTTGCTTTATCTGGGGCCTGGGTGCTCTTTTTTATCTGGCAGGATTTTTCCAGCGGGTCGCACCCGGTGTCATGACCCAGGAGCTGATGCAGGATTTTAATATATCTGCTTCAGGCTTGGGGCATCTGTCAGCCCTGTATTTTTATGCCTATGTCGCCATGCAGATTCCCACGGGGATTCTGGCGGATACCCTGGGTCCCAGAAAACTTTTAACCGCAGGCTGTATCATTTCGGGGGTAGGGACCCTGCTTTTTTCAATCTCTCCGGGATTCTTTGGCGCAGGGGTTGGCCGGCTTTTGATCGGCGGGTCTGTGGCCGTGGCCTTTGTGGGGCTTTTAAAGTTGTCCTCCGCCTGGTTTCCTAAAAAATTTTATGCGTTGGTCACCGGGAATGCCCTGTCCATAGGGCTGATTGGAGCGATAACCGCCGGGCCTCCCCTAAGATGGTTAATGGATATCTTTAATTGGCGCAGCGTCATTTTTGTTACTGGATTAATGACCCTTGTTTTAGGATGCCTGATCTGGTTTGTGGTAAGGGATACGCCCCAGGAAAAAGGGTATCCTGGAATTGAACCGGGTATCCCCCCGTTGCAATCCTTATCCTTTAATCAGATCTGGAAAAATCTTTTTAGGGTATTTAAATATCAAAATACCGTACTTTTGTTCGTCATCCCGGGTGGCATTGTGGGCTGCATATTGACCTTTTCCGGGCTTTGGGGCGTTCCCTACCTTGTTTGTCACCACCATTTGAGCCCGGGTACGGCAGCAAATCTAATCTCCTGTCTGCTGGTTGGCTGGGTCTTTGTCAGGGACAGTTTTCGGCTTGACCAATATGGGGGTGATGATGGGGCCCATGCTGTTACAGCCTGCTGTGGGCAATATATTGGATCATTATTGGACCGGGGAGCTGGTTGA